The genomic segment CTACGGTATTGCCGAGGAAGAGTTGGTAATTGCAGCGGGGTTCAGAAAGGTACGAAAACGACTACCGGCGAGATATTACGATCCTTCGACGGGACAGAAGTGGTCGGGCCGCGGGCCGACTCCGAAGTGGCTGGATGGGAAAAATCTGGACCATTACCGGATCGACAGGGAGGTCAAAACATGGTGGCCGGAGAAGAACTGATAGGGCGACACGCAGGCCGCACTCGACGCCGAATGACAGACCGAACAGATCGCGAGCGAAAGCCTCGCGGAGGCACGCGCGAAGCACGACGCCAGCGCGGGCGCGTTGAGCGACTAGCTGCAGGCGCAGACCACCTGTCGCCGCGCGCTGCTTGACCGCGTGAGCACCGAGAGCAACGCACGCAGCGCGGACTGCGCACTCGCCATCGCGAAGGGGCTCGACGCGAACACACATCTGCACGTCACGCCGTCGCCGCCGGTCAGCACGCGCTCGAAATCGCCCGTGGACGCTACAGAGCCAGTTTACAGAACTATCGAATGCACAAACGGCACTGACCGACGCCAATAAGGAGCGACTATTCGCTGTATCTAAGTCGCGCATCGTCCGCCTCAAGCTTGCAGCCAACCTCAGGGCCCCCGAGCTGTCTAGGCCCGTTCACTCCACCGCTGCCATGCGCAGAGCCTAACGTAAGTGACCCGGCCTTTCAGGCGAACTTCCGCGCGGCCGCGAGACCGGATCCTATTCCACCTCGCTGCCGGCACCGCC from the Burkholderia sp. FERM BP-3421 genome contains:
- a CDS encoding H-NS histone family protein, giving the protein MGTSVKELQAQLRDLNRSLADAKSSERQAFLLSVAEQVALYGIAEEELVIAAGFRKVRKRLPARYYDPSTGQKWSGRGPTPKWLDGKNLDHYRIDREVKTWWPEKN